Proteins from a genomic interval of Kitasatospora kifunensis:
- a CDS encoding SCO6880 family protein, translated as MSSEPLGQYGGYVHQRRTYLIGKARPNAPIGRNRESGEIMLIIFGAFLGMLWGLLMPVLSLRIAGLVGFPILALAAVYVPYRRRTFYKWAEINRSYRRTVRSGRAVWQSTAMDAGTALNGREVEVGPPPGVGRLRWLSAPFGPDEVGVLMHLERRTVTAAIEIEGPGVGLRDSEDQEALVDRFGTLLKHVANGDGFVTRLQILARTLPADPDAHAKDVERRGDHEAPRWLKDSYDQLQSMVSTSSEQHRAYLVACMHYNRDLAAEAHAMSRTAYDKRAVGEGSRDDEGLAAVMARELTDICARLAEADIRVRQPLGQARLSSLLHSMYDPDHPIDHIQAMSRRNAWPAELDATHPQYLTAKTRESVTREPWCHATAWVKEWPLTPVGVNFLAPLLVHTPDVIRTVAVTMDLEPTDVAIERMLTEKTNDEAEASRAAKMNRTVDPRDLAHTGRVDQRGDDLASGAAGVNLVGYITVSSRSPEALARDKRTIRASAGKSYLKLEWCDREHHRAFVNTLPFATGIRR; from the coding sequence TTGAGCAGCGAACCGCTCGGCCAGTACGGAGGCTACGTCCACCAGCGCCGTACCTATCTGATCGGCAAGGCCCGACCGAACGCGCCGATCGGGCGCAACCGGGAGTCCGGGGAGATCATGCTGATCATCTTCGGCGCCTTCCTGGGCATGCTCTGGGGCTTGCTGATGCCGGTGCTCTCGCTGCGGATCGCCGGTCTGGTCGGCTTCCCGATCCTGGCGCTGGCCGCGGTCTACGTCCCCTACCGGCGCCGTACCTTCTACAAGTGGGCGGAGATCAACCGCAGTTACCGGCGCACCGTGCGCAGCGGCCGGGCGGTGTGGCAGTCCACCGCGATGGACGCGGGCACCGCGCTGAACGGTCGGGAGGTCGAGGTCGGCCCGCCGCCCGGGGTGGGCCGGCTGCGCTGGCTGAGCGCGCCGTTCGGTCCGGACGAGGTCGGGGTGCTGATGCACCTGGAGCGGCGCACGGTCACCGCCGCCATCGAGATCGAGGGCCCGGGCGTGGGCCTGCGTGACTCCGAGGACCAGGAGGCCCTGGTCGACCGGTTCGGCACGCTGCTCAAGCACGTCGCCAACGGGGACGGCTTCGTGACCCGGCTGCAGATCCTGGCCCGCACCCTGCCCGCCGACCCGGACGCGCACGCCAAGGACGTCGAGCGGCGCGGTGACCACGAGGCGCCGCGCTGGCTCAAGGACTCCTACGACCAGTTGCAGTCGATGGTCTCCACCTCCTCCGAGCAGCACCGGGCCTACCTGGTGGCCTGCATGCACTACAACCGTGACCTGGCCGCCGAGGCGCACGCGATGAGCCGCACCGCCTACGACAAGCGGGCGGTCGGCGAGGGGTCCCGGGACGACGAGGGCCTGGCCGCCGTGATGGCCCGTGAACTGACCGACATCTGCGCCCGGTTGGCCGAGGCCGACATCCGGGTGCGGCAGCCGCTGGGCCAGGCCAGGCTCTCCTCGCTGCTGCACTCGATGTACGACCCGGACCACCCGATCGACCACATCCAGGCGATGAGCCGGCGCAACGCCTGGCCGGCCGAGCTGGACGCCACCCACCCGCAGTACCTGACGGCCAAGACCCGCGAGTCCGTCACCCGCGAGCCCTGGTGCCACGCCACCGCCTGGGTCAAGGAGTGGCCGCTCACCCCGGTGGGCGTCAACTTCCTGGCTCCGCTGCTGGTGCACACCCCGGACGTGATCCGTACGGTGGCCGTCACCATGGACCTCGAGCCGACCGACGTGGCCATCGAGCGGATGCTCACCGAGAAGACCAACGACGAGGCCGAGGCCAGCCGGGCCGCCAAGATGAACCGCACGGTCGACCCGCGCGACCTGGCGCACACCGGGCGGGTCGACCAGCGCGGCGACGACCTGGCCTCCGGCGCCGCCGGGGTCAACCTGGTCGGCTACATCACGGTCTCCTCCCGCAGCCCCGAGGCGCTGGCCCGGGACAAGCGGACCATCCGGGCCTCGGCCGGCAAGAGCTACCTCAAGCTGGAGTGGTGCGACCGCGAGCACCACCGGGCCTTCGTCAACACCCTGCCGTTCGCCACCGGCATCCGCCGCTGA
- a CDS encoding phosphatase PAP2 family protein: protein MSTLLADTSNPDLELLYTVNGWAKDAPGWLDGLVSWIGEYGILFGLFTLCVVGWLQARRRPDAPVAVAGVLWAPLAVVAAELANLPIATIVDRPRPFVTHPGLDVLVAGKAGTHSFVSDHATMSMTVAVALFLVNRRLGAIAGALALLQGFCRLFMGVHYPTDVLGGYALATAVALLLAPIAMAVLVPLCHAVARTAAAPLVLAGPASAAAKGRPTKGRRRRGPGAASPRPEQERSAAADSDLAA from the coding sequence GTGTCGACGCTGTTGGCCGACACCAGCAACCCGGACCTCGAACTGCTCTACACCGTCAACGGATGGGCCAAGGACGCCCCCGGCTGGCTGGACGGCCTGGTCTCCTGGATCGGCGAGTACGGCATCCTGTTCGGCCTGTTCACGCTCTGCGTCGTCGGCTGGCTGCAGGCCCGCCGACGGCCGGACGCGCCGGTGGCGGTGGCCGGGGTGCTCTGGGCACCGCTCGCGGTCGTGGCGGCCGAGCTGGCCAACCTGCCGATCGCCACCATCGTCGACCGGCCGCGCCCCTTCGTCACGCACCCGGGCCTGGACGTGCTGGTGGCCGGCAAGGCCGGGACCCACTCCTTCGTCAGCGACCACGCGACCATGTCGATGACCGTCGCCGTCGCACTCTTCCTGGTCAACCGCCGCCTGGGCGCGATCGCCGGTGCGCTGGCGCTGCTGCAGGGCTTCTGCCGGCTGTTCATGGGCGTGCACTACCCGACCGACGTGCTCGGCGGCTACGCGCTGGCCACCGCCGTGGCGCTGCTGCTGGCCCCGATCGCGATGGCCGTGCTGGTGCCGCTGTGCCACGCGGTGGCCCGCACCGCGGCCGCACCACTGGTCCTGGCCGGTCCCGCCAGCGCCGCCGCCAAGGGCCGGCCCACCAAGGGACGGCGCCGGCGGGGCCCTGGTGCCGCCAGCCCGCGGCCGGAGCAGGAGCGCTCGGCGGCCGCCGACTCCGACCTGGCGGCCTGA
- a CDS encoding metal-sensitive transcriptional regulator — protein MTTSSTDDSTGTQPTEASAHGQGPHGYSSHKADHLKRLRRIEGQARGLQRMVEEDVYCIDILTQVSATTKALQSFALALLDEHIKHCVAAAVEEGGSAMDEKVGEAMTAISRLLRS, from the coding sequence ATGACCACGAGCAGTACGGACGACAGCACCGGCACCCAGCCGACCGAGGCGTCGGCGCACGGGCAGGGCCCGCACGGCTACAGCTCGCACAAGGCGGACCACCTCAAGCGGCTGCGCCGGATCGAGGGCCAGGCCCGCGGCCTGCAACGGATGGTGGAGGAGGACGTCTACTGCATCGACATCCTCACCCAGGTCTCGGCCACCACCAAGGCGCTGCAGTCCTTCGCGCTGGCGCTGCTGGACGAGCACATCAAGCACTGCGTGGCCGCCGCCGTCGAGGAGGGCGGCTCGGCGATGGACGAGAAGGTCGGCGAGGCGATGACCGCGATCAGTCGGCTGCTGCGGAGCTGA
- a CDS encoding DUF47 domain-containing protein — protein MRFSLTPKETSFYDMFAAAAENLVVGSKLLLELLGSDVAARAEIVERMRAAEHAGDDTTHAIFHQLNSSFITPFDREDIYNLASSLDDIMDFMEEAVDLVVLYDIQTLPKGVEEQIEVLARAAELTAEAMPRLRSMAHLNEYWIEINRLENQADQIHRKLLAHLFSGQYEAIEVLKLKQVVDVLEEAADAFEHVANTVETIAVKES, from the coding sequence GTGCGTTTTAGCCTGACCCCGAAGGAGACGAGCTTCTACGACATGTTCGCCGCCGCCGCGGAGAACCTGGTCGTCGGATCGAAGCTCCTGCTGGAACTGCTGGGCTCAGACGTGGCAGCCCGCGCGGAGATCGTCGAGCGCATGCGCGCCGCCGAGCACGCGGGCGACGACACCACCCATGCGATCTTCCACCAGCTGAACTCCTCCTTCATCACGCCCTTCGACCGCGAGGACATCTACAACCTCGCCTCCTCGCTCGACGACATCATGGACTTCATGGAGGAGGCCGTCGACCTGGTCGTGCTCTACGACATCCAGACCCTGCCCAAGGGGGTCGAGGAGCAGATCGAGGTGCTGGCCAGGGCCGCCGAGCTGACCGCCGAGGCGATGCCGCGGCTGCGCAGCATGGCGCACCTGAACGAGTACTGGATCGAGATCAACCGGCTGGAGAACCAGGCGGACCAGATCCACCGCAAGCTGCTCGCCCACCTGTTCAGCGGCCAGTACGAGGCGATCGAGGTGCTCAAGCTCAAGCAGGTCGTGGACGTGCTCGAGGAGGCCGCCGACGCGTTCGAGCACGTCGCCAACACGGTGGAGACCATCGCCGTCAAGGAGTCCTGA
- a CDS encoding inorganic phosphate transporter, protein MDMAALICVIGVAFFFTYTNGFHDSANAIATSVSTRALTPKAALAMAAVMNLAGAFLGSGVAQTVSKGLIETPHGSKGMTILFGALVGAIAWNLVTWYYGLPSSSSHALFGGLVGAALAGGTGVIWHGVIEKIIIPMVVSPVVGLVAGYLVMLAILWIFRRANPHKAKRSFRVAQTASAAAMALAHGLQDAQKTMGIVVMALTISGHQSGNGIPIWVKISCATMLSLGTYAGGWRIMRTLGRKIIELDPPQGFAAESTSAAIMYVTSYVFKAPISTTHVITSAIMGVGATKRVRAVRWGVAKNIVLGWFITMPAAALVAALVYWLTDLAIG, encoded by the coding sequence GTGGACATGGCAGCACTCATCTGCGTCATCGGTGTGGCGTTCTTCTTCACCTACACCAACGGCTTCCACGACTCGGCGAACGCCATCGCCACCTCGGTCTCCACCCGGGCGCTGACGCCGAAGGCCGCCCTCGCGATGGCCGCGGTGATGAACCTGGCGGGCGCGTTCCTGGGCAGCGGCGTGGCGCAGACCGTCTCCAAGGGCCTGATCGAGACCCCGCACGGCAGCAAGGGGATGACGATCCTCTTCGGCGCCCTCGTCGGTGCGATCGCCTGGAACCTGGTCACCTGGTACTACGGTCTGCCGTCCTCCTCCTCGCACGCGCTCTTCGGCGGCCTGGTCGGCGCGGCGCTGGCCGGCGGCACCGGAGTGATCTGGCACGGCGTGATCGAGAAGATCATCATCCCGATGGTGGTCTCGCCGGTCGTCGGTCTGGTGGCCGGCTACCTGGTGATGCTGGCGATCCTGTGGATCTTCCGGCGGGCCAACCCGCACAAGGCCAAGCGCAGCTTCCGGGTCGCCCAGACCGCCTCGGCCGCCGCGATGGCGCTGGCTCACGGTCTGCAGGACGCCCAGAAGACGATGGGCATCGTGGTGATGGCGCTGACCATCTCCGGGCACCAGAGCGGCAACGGCATCCCGATCTGGGTGAAGATCTCCTGCGCCACCATGCTGTCGCTGGGCACCTACGCCGGCGGCTGGCGGATCATGCGGACCCTCGGTCGCAAGATCATCGAGCTGGACCCGCCGCAGGGCTTCGCCGCCGAGTCCACCTCCGCCGCGATCATGTACGTGACCTCGTACGTCTTCAAGGCGCCGATCTCCACCACTCACGTGATCACCTCGGCGATCATGGGTGTGGGTGCCACCAAGCGGGTCCGCGCGGTGCGCTGGGGCGTGGCCAAGAACATCGTGCTCGGCTGGTTCATCACCATGCCGGCCGCGGCACTGGTCGCCGCGCTGGTCTACTGGCTGACCGACCTGGCGATCGGCTGA
- the pstB gene encoding phosphate ABC transporter ATP-binding protein PstB, which produces MAKRIDVSGLSAYYGGTKAIEDISMTVEPRSVTAFIGPSGCGKSTFLRTLNRMHEVIPGARVEGKVLLDDENLYGAGVDPVAVRRTVGMVFQRPNPFPTMSIYENVVAGLKLAGVKKKSVLDGVVESSLKGANLWNEVKDRLNKPGAGLSGGQQQRLCIARAIAVEPEVLLMDEPCSALDPISTLAIEDLIGELKERFTIVIVTHNMQQAARVSDRTAFFNLAGVGQPGKLVELDDTQRIFSNPSVQATEDYISGRFG; this is translated from the coding sequence ATGGCAAAGCGCATCGACGTCAGCGGACTGTCGGCCTACTACGGCGGTACCAAGGCCATCGAGGACATCTCGATGACGGTCGAGCCCCGCTCGGTGACGGCCTTCATCGGCCCCTCCGGCTGCGGCAAGTCCACCTTCCTGCGCACCCTCAACCGGATGCACGAGGTGATCCCCGGCGCCCGGGTCGAGGGCAAGGTGCTGCTGGACGACGAGAACCTGTACGGCGCGGGCGTGGACCCGGTGGCGGTGCGGCGCACCGTCGGCATGGTCTTCCAGCGGCCCAACCCGTTCCCCACCATGTCGATCTACGAGAACGTGGTGGCCGGGCTGAAGCTGGCCGGGGTGAAGAAGAAGTCGGTGCTGGACGGCGTGGTGGAGAGCTCGCTGAAGGGCGCCAACCTGTGGAACGAGGTCAAGGACCGGCTGAACAAGCCGGGCGCCGGCCTGTCCGGTGGTCAGCAGCAGCGCCTGTGCATCGCCCGTGCGATCGCGGTCGAGCCCGAGGTCCTGCTGATGGACGAGCCCTGCTCGGCGCTGGACCCGATCTCCACGCTGGCCATCGAGGACCTGATCGGTGAGCTCAAGGAGCGGTTCACGATCGTCATCGTGACCCACAACATGCAGCAGGCCGCGCGCGTCTCGGACCGCACCGCCTTCTTCAACCTGGCCGGGGTCGGCCAGCCGGGCAAGCTGGTCGAGCTGGACGACACCCAGCGGATCTTCTCCAACCCCTCGGTGCAGGCGACCGAGGACTACATCTCCGGCCGCTTCGGCTAG
- the pstA gene encoding phosphate ABC transporter permease PstA, translating into MTTATAVADRRPIPQLNHSLTAARLPRWAPAGVAGAAIALGCAIGVGAGLKSHLQWGLIAALLFVVISFGLSAKVEGTRQAKDRLATSMIWVAFILAVIPLASLLFYTVQQGIGVVNGDFLTHSMRGVVAASGPGGGIYHALVGTLQQVGLATAMAAPVGLFTAVYLVEYGRGTLAKVVTFFVDVMTGIPSIVAGLFVLSVWNIALGFQYSGFSGSLALAILMMPVVVRSTEEMLKLVPNELREASYALGVPRWKTILWIVLPTAIGGITTGVMLAIARIAGETAPVMMLVGVWDSINANPFVGSQESLPVFIWQQYSQVNDQYGYARAWGAALVLIALVMGLNLIARGIARWRSPKSGH; encoded by the coding sequence ATGACCACCGCGACCGCTGTGGCGGACCGTCGTCCGATCCCGCAGCTCAACCACTCGCTCACCGCGGCCAGGCTGCCGCGCTGGGCTCCGGCCGGCGTGGCCGGTGCGGCCATCGCGCTCGGTTGCGCGATCGGCGTGGGCGCCGGGCTGAAGAGCCACCTCCAGTGGGGCCTGATCGCCGCACTGCTGTTCGTGGTGATCAGCTTCGGGCTCTCGGCCAAGGTCGAGGGCACCCGCCAGGCCAAGGACCGCCTGGCCACCTCGATGATCTGGGTCGCCTTCATCCTGGCGGTCATCCCGCTGGCCTCGCTGCTCTTCTACACCGTCCAGCAGGGCATCGGCGTGGTGAACGGGGACTTCCTCACCCACTCGATGCGCGGTGTCGTGGCGGCCTCCGGGCCCGGCGGCGGCATCTACCACGCGCTGGTCGGCACCCTGCAGCAGGTGGGACTGGCCACCGCGATGGCCGCGCCGGTCGGCCTGTTCACCGCGGTCTACCTGGTGGAGTACGGCCGCGGCACGCTCGCCAAGGTCGTCACCTTCTTCGTCGACGTCATGACGGGCATCCCGTCCATCGTCGCCGGTCTGTTCGTCCTCTCCGTCTGGAACATCGCTCTCGGTTTCCAGTACTCCGGCTTCTCGGGCAGCCTCGCGCTGGCCATCCTGATGATGCCGGTGGTCGTGCGCTCCACCGAGGAGATGCTCAAGCTCGTCCCGAACGAGCTGCGCGAGGCCTCCTACGCGCTGGGCGTGCCGCGCTGGAAGACCATCCTGTGGATCGTCCTCCCGACCGCGATCGGTGGCATCACCACCGGCGTGATGCTCGCCATCGCCCGGATCGCGGGCGAGACCGCCCCGGTGATGATGCTGGTCGGCGTCTGGGACTCGATCAACGCCAACCCGTTCGTCGGGTCGCAGGAGTCGCTGCCGGTCTTCATCTGGCAGCAGTACTCCCAGGTCAACGACCAGTACGGCTACGCCAGGGCCTGGGGTGCCGCGCTCGTGCTGATCGCCTTGGTGATGGGGCTCAACCTCATCGCCCGGGGCATCGCGCGCTGGCGCTCGCCCAAGTCCGGCCACTGA
- the pstC gene encoding phosphate ABC transporter permease subunit PstC, with amino-acid sequence MTSSPPPDFSTSEPPPSAPKGQVSAEQPKQSSLKGNSRLGDGLFFGLSAGSGILLLAIMAAIAAFLIWRSGIAISKDQTNFFTTFGWDPDNILKPSFGIAVLAFGTVVSAGIAMVIAVPIAIGIALFISHYAPRRIAQPFAYLVDLLAAIPSIIYGLWGALFLVPHLNGLNSWLNDYLGWTYVFKLSQSGAPARSLFTVGILLAIMVLPIITAVSREVFRQVPRMHEEAALALGATRWEMIRTAVLPFGRPGIISASMLGLGRALGETIAVATVLSSSSVLSLHILDAQGGTFAQNIAAKFGEAGSLGKDALMAAGLVLFVITLLVNGAARLIIARRKEYSGANA; translated from the coding sequence ATGACCTCCTCCCCACCACCTGACTTCTCCACGTCCGAGCCGCCACCGTCGGCCCCCAAGGGCCAGGTGTCCGCCGAGCAGCCCAAGCAGAGCTCCCTCAAGGGGAACAGCCGGCTGGGCGACGGCCTGTTCTTCGGTCTCTCGGCCGGATCCGGCATCCTGCTGCTGGCGATCATGGCGGCCATCGCGGCCTTCCTGATCTGGCGCAGCGGGATCGCGATCAGCAAGGACCAGACGAACTTCTTCACCACCTTCGGGTGGGACCCGGACAACATCCTGAAGCCCAGCTTCGGCATCGCGGTGCTGGCCTTCGGCACGGTGGTCAGCGCGGGCATCGCGATGGTCATCGCGGTCCCGATCGCGATCGGCATCGCGCTGTTCATCTCGCACTACGCGCCGCGCCGGATCGCCCAGCCGTTCGCCTACCTGGTCGACCTGCTCGCGGCCATCCCCAGCATCATCTACGGCCTGTGGGGCGCGCTCTTCCTGGTGCCGCACCTGAACGGCCTGAACAGCTGGCTGAACGACTACCTCGGCTGGACCTACGTCTTCAAGCTGAGCCAGTCCGGCGCTCCGGCGCGCAGCCTGTTCACGGTGGGCATCCTGCTGGCCATCATGGTGCTGCCGATCATCACCGCGGTCAGCCGCGAGGTGTTCCGCCAGGTCCCGCGGATGCACGAGGAGGCGGCACTGGCCCTCGGCGCGACCCGCTGGGAGATGATCCGCACCGCGGTGCTGCCGTTCGGCCGCCCGGGCATCATCTCGGCCTCGATGCTGGGCCTGGGCCGCGCGCTCGGCGAGACCATCGCGGTCGCCACGGTGCTCTCCTCCAGCAGCGTCCTGTCGCTGCACATCCTGGACGCGCAGGGCGGCACCTTCGCGCAGAACATCGCCGCGAAGTTCGGTGAGGCCGGTTCGCTCGGCAAGGACGCGCTGATGGCCGCCGGCCTGGTGCTGTTCGTGATCACTCTGCTGGTGAACGGCGCCGCGCGGTTGATCATCGCCCGCCGCAAGGAGTACTCGGGGGCCAACGCATGA
- the pstS gene encoding phosphate ABC transporter substrate-binding protein PstS has product MKLQRNGRTKALAIGAVALVSSLSLAACGSDNNTTASTSPASGGSSAAAISCASKQASLMGAGSTAQGNAVDVWKAAYGTACSGTQISYNGVGSGAGVAQFNQGKVAFAGTDFALKSTDVDASKQVCTGGGQAIDLPMVAGLVSIVFNVQGVDHLTLDGPTTAKIFDGQITTWNDPAIATLNPGVTLPSAPIQTFHRSDDSGTTYNLTSYFAKTSGGAWTAPASKTWAGKGGQSANGSAGVSAQIKQVPNSIGYVELSYAQNNSLKSASIKTGASKPVDPTAANAAITLGNSTVVGTGNDLALQLDYGTSAENAYPIVLVTYEIACDKGNKADTLDSLKSFFNYMASDSGQQAIASKGYVPMPSAISTKVKAAIGNLS; this is encoded by the coding sequence GTGAAGCTCCAGCGGAACGGCCGCACCAAGGCCCTCGCAATCGGTGCCGTGGCGCTCGTCAGCTCGCTGTCGCTCGCGGCCTGCGGCTCGGACAACAACACCACCGCCAGCACCAGTCCCGCCTCCGGCGGCTCCTCGGCCGCGGCGATCTCCTGCGCCAGCAAGCAGGCCTCGCTGATGGGCGCCGGCTCGACCGCCCAGGGCAACGCGGTCGACGTCTGGAAGGCCGCCTACGGCACCGCCTGCTCGGGCACCCAGATCAGCTACAACGGTGTCGGTTCCGGTGCGGGTGTCGCGCAGTTCAACCAGGGCAAGGTCGCCTTCGCCGGCACCGACTTCGCGCTCAAGTCGACCGATGTGGACGCCTCCAAGCAGGTGTGCACCGGCGGCGGCCAGGCGATCGACCTGCCGATGGTCGCGGGCCTGGTCTCGATCGTCTTCAACGTCCAGGGCGTGGACCACCTGACGCTGGACGGCCCGACCACCGCGAAGATCTTCGACGGTCAGATCACCACCTGGAACGACCCGGCGATCGCCACCCTCAACCCGGGCGTTACCCTGCCGTCGGCCCCGATCCAGACCTTCCACCGTTCGGACGACTCCGGCACCACGTACAACCTGACCTCCTACTTCGCCAAGACCTCGGGCGGCGCCTGGACGGCTCCGGCCAGCAAGACCTGGGCGGGCAAGGGCGGCCAGTCGGCCAACGGCAGCGCCGGCGTCTCCGCGCAGATCAAGCAGGTCCCGAACTCGATCGGCTACGTCGAGCTCTCCTACGCGCAGAACAACAGCCTGAAGAGCGCCAGCATCAAGACCGGCGCCAGCAAGCCCGTCGACCCGACCGCGGCCAACGCCGCCATCACGCTGGGCAACTCCACCGTGGTCGGCACCGGCAACGACCTGGCCCTGCAGCTCGACTACGGCACCTCGGCCGAGAACGCCTACCCGATCGTCCTGGTGACCTACGAGATCGCCTGCGACAAGGGCAACAAGGCCGACACGCTGGACAGCCTGAAGTCCTTCTTCAACTACATGGCCAGCGACTCCGGCCAGCAGGCCATCGCCTCCAAGGGCTACGTCCCGATGCCCTCCGCGATCAGCACCAAGGTCAAGGCCGCCATCGGCAACCTGAGCTGA
- a CDS encoding NUDIX hydrolase has product MLAAGAVLWLPGGPRKDGSGLRKPRIALIHRPKYDDWSLPKGKLQAGETPWQAALREVEEETGLVCRLLAPLPAQYYRAQGRPKEVRYWAAVPVGGEFRPNREVDRMKWLKPRKARAKLTHARDRELIDALLARLDQLDPLAAQAG; this is encoded by the coding sequence GTGCTGGCGGCGGGCGCGGTGCTCTGGCTGCCGGGTGGTCCGCGCAAGGACGGCTCGGGGCTGCGCAAGCCGCGGATCGCGCTGATCCATCGGCCCAAGTACGACGACTGGAGCCTGCCGAAGGGCAAGTTGCAGGCCGGCGAGACGCCGTGGCAGGCGGCGCTGCGCGAGGTGGAGGAGGAGACCGGGCTGGTCTGCCGGCTGCTCGCGCCGCTGCCGGCGCAGTACTACCGCGCGCAGGGGCGGCCCAAGGAGGTGCGGTACTGGGCGGCGGTGCCGGTGGGCGGGGAGTTCCGGCCGAACCGGGAGGTGGACCGGATGAAGTGGCTCAAGCCGCGCAAGGCGCGGGCCAAGCTGACGCACGCCCGGGACCGGGAGCTGATCGACGCGCTGCTCGCGCGGCTGGACCAGCTGGACCCGTTGGCGGCGCAGGCGGGCTGA
- a CDS encoding CHAD domain-containing protein, which yields MTDAPMTAPAATTTAGEVLSRYLNEQAGLFLRALPQAVGEAGARPGVLPSLNSPTGSAGTGELLRAVRRIGGALHTFGAAFEPSWAQESRTELRWLLNLLAQEPAYLRRSTRLLAALDTLSSTGSTAPLGSAGESTGPGMLAGHQGAPKARALLDRQLTLARTRAHSLVLQDLRSSRLHALADRMTLLVGETPLVAAAAGQSCELLLPQAAAAFGALGQAVQLLPLQRAAMAYQGDALHRLGVVPAAPVPAQGRPAAAGDADGALAADDAPWHRTRILVKRARYALEVCGRPSTELDGLDQVLDRHQEAADAAVTVATAARTPRITPATAYVLGVVHADQRLEVEAARYAFGRQWPTLPQHGWHEWASA from the coding sequence ATGACTGACGCGCCCATGACGGCCCCGGCGGCCACCACGACCGCCGGGGAGGTCCTCTCCCGATATCTCAACGAGCAGGCCGGCCTCTTCCTACGCGCGCTGCCGCAGGCGGTGGGGGAGGCGGGGGCCCGGCCCGGCGTGCTGCCCTCGCTGAACTCGCCCACGGGCAGCGCCGGGACGGGGGAGCTGCTGCGCGCGGTGCGCCGGATCGGTGGTGCGCTGCACACCTTCGGCGCGGCGTTCGAGCCGAGCTGGGCCCAGGAGTCGCGCACCGAACTGCGCTGGCTGCTCAACCTGTTGGCCCAGGAGCCGGCCTATCTGCGGCGCTCGACGCGGCTGTTGGCGGCGCTGGACACGCTCAGCTCCACCGGCTCGACCGCGCCGCTCGGCTCGGCCGGCGAGTCGACCGGGCCCGGGATGCTGGCCGGGCACCAGGGCGCGCCCAAGGCCCGGGCCCTGCTGGACCGGCAGTTGACGCTGGCCCGCACCCGGGCGCACAGCCTGGTGCTGCAGGATCTGCGCTCCTCGCGGCTGCACGCGCTGGCGGACCGGATGACGCTGCTGGTGGGCGAGACGCCGCTGGTGGCGGCGGCCGCGGGCCAGTCCTGCGAGCTGTTGCTGCCGCAAGCGGCGGCGGCCTTCGGCGCGCTCGGCCAGGCGGTGCAGCTGCTGCCGTTGCAGCGCGCGGCGATGGCGTACCAGGGGGACGCGTTGCACCGGCTCGGCGTGGTCCCGGCGGCGCCGGTGCCGGCGCAGGGGCGCCCCGCGGCGGCCGGGGACGCGGACGGGGCGCTGGCGGCGGATGACGCGCCGTGGCACCGGACCCGGATCCTGGTGAAGCGGGCCCGCTACGCGCTGGAGGTGTGCGGGCGGCCGAGCACCGAACTCGACGGTCTGGACCAGGTTCTGGACCGGCACCAGGAGGCGGCGGACGCGGCGGTGACGGTGGCCACCGCCGCGCGCACGCCGCGGATCACCCCCGCGACGGCTTATGTGCTGGGTGTGGTGCATGCTGATCAGCGACTGGAGGTCGAGGCGGCCAGATACGCCTTCGGCCGGCAGTGGCCGACCCTCCCGCAGCACGGATGGCATGAATGGGCGAGCGCCTGA